The Thomasclavelia ramosa DSM 1402 genome includes a region encoding these proteins:
- a CDS encoding aminotransferase class I/II-fold pyridoxal phosphate-dependent enzyme, whose amino-acid sequence MKVDQSRMPIYEALQQMKRERLVPFDVPGHKHGKGNPELTDFLGEKCMSIDVNSMKPLDNLCHPVSVIKEAEELAADAFSAAHAFFMVGGTTSAVQSMIMASVKAGEKIIMPRNVHRSAINAMILTGAVPIYVNPDVDKRLGISLGMSLDQVEQVIKDNPDAKAILVNNPTYYGICSNLKAIVALAHKHNMLALVDEAHGTHFYFNDDLPMSAMEAGADMASVSMHKSGGSLTQSSFLLLGENVNADYVRQVVNLTQTTSGSYLLMASLDMSRKNLAIHGNEIFNRVRRLAGYARTEINQIGDYYAYCKELINGDSVYDFDVTKLSIFTLDIGLAGIEVYDLLRDEYGIQIEFGDIGNILAYISVGDSEANIERLIGALLEIRRRFKKDRTGMFDHEYINPEVVISPQAAFYGEKESLPLYQSIDRVCSEFVMCYPPGIPILAPGERITKEILDYIQYAKEKGCFMTGPEDMAINKLNVLKGR is encoded by the coding sequence ATGAAAGTAGATCAAAGTAGAATGCCTATTTATGAAGCTTTACAGCAAATGAAAAGAGAACGTTTAGTTCCCTTTGATGTTCCTGGCCATAAACATGGTAAAGGAAATCCAGAATTGACAGATTTTTTAGGTGAAAAGTGTATGAGTATCGATGTTAATTCAATGAAGCCATTGGATAATTTATGTCATCCAGTTTCGGTAATCAAAGAAGCAGAAGAATTAGCAGCTGATGCTTTTAGTGCCGCTCATGCTTTTTTTATGGTAGGCGGAACGACTTCAGCAGTTCAAAGTATGATTATGGCAAGTGTAAAAGCAGGAGAAAAAATTATTATGCCACGTAATGTCCATCGTAGTGCCATTAATGCGATGATCTTGACTGGGGCGGTTCCGATTTATGTAAATCCTGATGTTGATAAACGATTAGGAATATCTCTAGGTATGTCACTTGATCAAGTAGAGCAAGTAATCAAAGATAATCCCGATGCAAAAGCAATCTTAGTAAATAATCCTACGTATTATGGGATATGTTCAAATTTAAAAGCGATTGTTGCATTGGCACATAAGCATAATATGCTTGCTTTGGTAGATGAAGCACATGGAACACACTTTTATTTCAATGATGATTTACCGATGTCAGCGATGGAGGCTGGAGCAGACATGGCGAGTGTCAGTATGCATAAATCAGGTGGAAGCTTGACGCAAAGCTCTTTCTTACTGTTAGGAGAAAATGTAAATGCTGATTATGTACGTCAGGTTGTTAATTTGACACAAACAACAAGCGGTTCGTATTTATTGATGGCAAGTCTAGATATGTCACGTAAAAATTTAGCTATACATGGTAATGAGATTTTTAACAGGGTTCGTCGCCTTGCGGGATACGCACGCACAGAAATCAATCAAATTGGTGATTATTATGCTTATTGTAAGGAATTGATCAATGGGGATAGTGTTTATGATTTTGATGTAACGAAATTATCAATATTTACACTTGATATCGGATTGGCTGGAATCGAAGTATATGATTTATTAAGAGATGAGTATGGGATTCAAATTGAATTTGGTGATATTGGAAATATTCTTGCTTATATCTCAGTCGGTGATAGTGAAGCAAATATTGAGCGTTTAATCGGAGCACTTTTGGAAATACGCCGGCGGTTTAAGAAGGATCGGACAGGAATGTTTGATCATGAATATATTAATCCTGAAGTAGTTATTTCTCCTCAAGCAGCTTTTTATGGAGAAAAAGAATCGTTGCCGCTTTATCAAAGTATTGATCGAGTCTGCAGTGAATTTGTTATGTGTTATCCTCCGGGAATTCCAATTTTAGCACCGGGTGAAAGGATCACGAAAGAAATTCTAGATTATATTCAATATGCTAAAGAAAAAGGGTGCTTTATGACTGGTCCTGAAGATATGGCAATAAATAAACTTAATGTTTTAAAGGGGAGATGA
- the speE gene encoding polyamine aminopropyltransferase, whose protein sequence is MELWFTERHTNGVNFSIKVDCQLFSGQSEFQKIDIFDSKEFGRFLALDGYMMLTEKDEFIYHEMIVHVPMAVHPEVKKVLVIGAGDGGVIRELCRYETIEKIDMVEIDELVVEVSKKYLPMTACCFDDPRLQIYYQDGLKFVRGKENEYDLIIVDSTDPFGPGEGLFTKEFYGNCYKALNDTGIMVNQHESPFYQEDAVAMQRAHKRIVESFPISRVYQAHIPTYPSGHWLFGFASKKYHPIKDFQKTKWNARGMKTKYYNTGIHVGSFALPNYVEELLRDVE, encoded by the coding sequence ATGGAATTATGGTTTACGGAGAGACATACAAATGGTGTGAATTTTTCGATTAAAGTAGATTGTCAGTTATTTAGTGGTCAAAGTGAATTCCAGAAAATTGATATTTTTGACTCAAAAGAATTTGGACGATTTTTAGCGCTAGACGGTTATATGATGCTAACGGAAAAAGATGAGTTCATTTATCATGAAATGATTGTTCATGTTCCTATGGCAGTTCATCCTGAAGTCAAAAAAGTATTAGTAATTGGAGCAGGAGACGGGGGTGTAATTAGAGAATTATGCCGTTATGAAACGATTGAAAAGATTGATATGGTTGAAATAGATGAGTTAGTTGTTGAAGTAAGTAAAAAATATTTACCGATGACAGCATGTTGTTTTGATGATCCGCGATTACAAATCTATTATCAAGATGGGTTAAAGTTTGTTAGAGGTAAAGAAAATGAATATGATTTGATCATTGTTGATTCAACAGATCCTTTTGGACCGGGGGAAGGACTGTTTACAAAGGAATTTTATGGTAACTGTTATAAAGCATTAAATGATACAGGAATTATGGTTAATCAACATGAAAGTCCTTTTTATCAAGAAGATGCTGTTGCAATGCAACGGGCTCATAAACGAATTGTTGAAAGTTTTCCGATTTCTCGAGTCTATCAAGCGCATATTCCTACCTATCCTTCAGGGCATTGGTTATTTGGTTTTGCTTCAAAAAAATATCATCCCATCAAAGATTTTCAAAAAACAAAATGGAATGCTCGAGGGATGAAAACAAAGTATTATAATACCGGCATTCATGTAGGTTCGTTTGCATTACCAAATTATGTAGAGGAGTTATTAAGAGATGTGGAATAA